A genomic segment from Methanoplanus limicola DSM 2279 encodes:
- the coaBC gene encoding bifunctional phosphopantothenoylcysteine decarboxylase/phosphopantothenate--cysteine ligase CoaBC: MTLKGKTVILGITGSIAAVEDIKLARALRRRGAEVRAVMSRAACGIVHPDAVTYACDYPAITEITGLIEHVKYCGIGGSADLLLIAPATANTICKIAGGIDDTPVTTFATTAIGRGMPVVIVPAMHESMYRHPAVKDSIEKLKSWGISFAEPKLEENKAKQASNEDIILEAERACSGMPLAGKRVLVTSGACAEPLDDVRVLTTGASGAMGREIALEAYRLGAEVTIAHKNAEIPLINNIKTTDSDSMREAVIDYAEDEFPDYYISAAAISDFAPEIYGGKIPSGEGVTVKLLPKPKILDKMLKLKGRNPDAKIIAFKLGSDEEEKAKEMVKKGVFMVAVNTPDVMGSASGRYRFVTEDGITDAEGPKEEIAKELWKAVL, translated from the coding sequence ATGACACTGAAGGGAAAAACAGTAATTCTCGGAATTACCGGAAGCATTGCAGCAGTTGAGGATATAAAACTTGCAAGGGCACTGAGACGGAGAGGTGCGGAGGTCAGGGCTGTCATGAGCAGGGCAGCATGCGGCATTGTACACCCCGATGCAGTGACATATGCATGCGATTATCCGGCAATCACCGAGATAACCGGACTTATTGAGCATGTGAAGTACTGCGGAATAGGCGGAAGTGCCGACCTCCTGCTCATAGCCCCTGCAACCGCCAACACAATCTGCAAGATAGCCGGCGGCATAGACGACACTCCGGTCACGACATTTGCAACAACAGCTATCGGGAGGGGAATGCCGGTTGTGATTGTCCCGGCAATGCATGAGAGCATGTACAGGCATCCGGCAGTTAAGGATTCAATAGAAAAACTGAAGAGCTGGGGCATATCCTTTGCAGAACCAAAACTTGAAGAGAACAAGGCAAAGCAGGCCTCAAACGAAGACATAATCCTTGAAGCTGAGAGGGCATGCAGCGGGATGCCGCTCGCCGGAAAGAGAGTGCTTGTAACCTCAGGTGCATGCGCAGAACCGCTCGATGATGTCAGAGTCCTGACTACAGGAGCAAGCGGTGCAATGGGAAGAGAGATTGCGCTTGAGGCATACAGGCTCGGTGCAGAGGTCACAATTGCCCATAAAAATGCTGAAATCCCGCTCATAAATAACATAAAAACGACAGATTCCGACTCCATGAGAGAGGCAGTCATAGATTATGCAGAAGATGAATTTCCGGACTACTACATAAGTGCCGCTGCAATCTCGGATTTCGCACCGGAAATTTACGGCGGGAAAATTCCGTCAGGTGAAGGTGTAACAGTAAAACTGCTCCCAAAGCCAAAAATCCTCGACAAAATGCTTAAACTTAAGGGCAGAAATCCGGATGCAAAAATTATAGCCTTCAAACTCGGCAGTGACGAAGAAGAGAAAGCAAAAGAGATGGTTAAAAAAGGCGTGTTCATGGTCGCAGTCAATACTCCGGATGTGATGGG
- a CDS encoding class I SAM-dependent methyltransferase yields MRCRIVKTSELSEISGWEWAEKSRRPYVRGDTAYVPVREGYAADTEIKKRKRYNGPGYQMIGDIAVIHGSRPTESGISEIREWKNPKGIILLKGFNSGKRIPDTEILYGDCGETCHREAGHIFYIDPSKVMFAMGNRDEKIRIENLVRNSGREERIGDMFAGIGYFTIPAGRAGGMVHAMELNPDSYHFLNKNITANGLKNNITADLGDCRNLLSGTYDRVIMGHFDSVNMLRDLIPHIEKGSILHLHSIDSVENKIREILSSAGYGCKIEAVKVKKYSPGRWHIVQDVTIA; encoded by the coding sequence ATGAGATGCAGAATTGTTAAAACATCAGAACTGTCAGAAATTTCCGGATGGGAATGGGCAGAGAAGAGCCGGCGGCCCTATGTCAGAGGCGATACTGCATATGTGCCTGTCAGGGAAGGATATGCCGCTGATACAGAGATAAAAAAGCGTAAGAGATACAATGGCCCCGGATACCAGATGATCGGCGACATTGCCGTAATCCACGGGAGCAGGCCGACAGAATCCGGAATTTCAGAGATCAGGGAATGGAAAAACCCAAAAGGTATCATCCTCCTGAAGGGATTTAACAGCGGGAAGAGAATCCCGGATACTGAAATATTATACGGGGATTGCGGCGAAACCTGCCACAGGGAAGCCGGACATATATTTTACATCGACCCTTCAAAGGTAATGTTTGCAATGGGAAACCGGGACGAGAAGATAAGAATTGAAAACCTCGTCAGAAATTCCGGGAGAGAAGAACGTATCGGGGATATGTTCGCCGGAATCGGCTATTTTACAATCCCTGCCGGAAGGGCCGGCGGTATGGTTCATGCAATGGAGTTAAACCCGGACTCATACCATTTCCTGAATAAAAATATAACAGCAAACGGCCTTAAAAATAACATAACCGCGGACCTGGGCGATTGCAGAAACCTCCTCAGCGGAACTTACGACAGGGTAATTATGGGCCATTTTGACTCAGTAAATATGCTCAGAGACCTTATACCTCATATAGAAAAAGGCAGCATACTGCACCTGCACAGTATAGATTCTGTAGAGAATAAAATAAGGGAAATACTCAGCAGTGCGGGATATGGATGTAAAATAGAGGCAGTGAAAGTCAAGAAGTATTCGCCCGGAAGATGGCATATTGTCCAGGACGTAACGATTGCATAA